A genomic region of Terriglobia bacterium contains the following coding sequences:
- a CDS encoding NADH-quinone oxidoreductase subunit N gives MTLPQVPILPILPELILTLFGIAVMLFDPFTAKSHKSWLSTLAFIGVLAALGGNVLLLTGEGEYYNGLIIVDSFSLFFNFLFLIIAGLSILVSRQYLVREGVNHSEYYALLLFATVGMCFMGGANELIMIFIGLEITSISTYVLAGFRRTDLKSNEAAIKYFLLGSFATAFLLYGIALTYGATHTTHLSQISSALLTGRIDLRLVLAGTALMMVGFSFKVATAPFQIWTPDVYEGAPIPITGWMSVGPKAAGFAAFLRVFFVALPALDQKWFWVLWVSAVLTMTIGNTAAMLQSNIKRMLAYSSIAHAGYILVAFAALTPNGIASILFYLLAYSVMNLGAFAVISAWSLSGERRVTIDEFAGLGYRHPWLAAAFTVFLLGLTGIPLTAGFTGKFFMFRAAINSKLYWLTLIALLNSAASLYYYLRPTIAMYMRDPGEPGRAPAPEDAAPLQISMATKMVIVVSVLAVFYLGLFPSAILDFAQSSAFLAR, from the coding sequence ATGACATTGCCTCAAGTCCCCATTTTGCCGATCCTCCCCGAACTCATCCTGACCCTGTTCGGGATTGCCGTGATGCTCTTCGATCCGTTTACGGCGAAGTCCCATAAGTCATGGCTCTCGACCCTCGCCTTCATCGGCGTCCTGGCCGCCCTGGGCGGCAATGTCCTGCTGCTTACGGGGGAAGGGGAGTATTACAACGGATTGATCATCGTCGATTCCTTCAGCCTCTTCTTCAACTTTTTGTTTCTGATCATCGCGGGGCTTTCAATTCTCGTGTCCCGTCAATACCTGGTGCGCGAGGGCGTGAACCATAGCGAATACTATGCCCTGCTGCTCTTCGCCACGGTGGGGATGTGTTTCATGGGCGGGGCGAACGAGTTGATCATGATCTTCATCGGGCTGGAAATCACTTCCATCTCGACCTATGTGTTGGCAGGGTTCCGGCGCACCGACTTGAAATCCAATGAGGCTGCGATCAAATATTTTCTGCTGGGGTCCTTTGCCACGGCGTTCCTGCTTTATGGAATCGCCCTGACCTACGGCGCGACCCACACCACTCATCTCTCGCAGATCTCGAGCGCCTTGCTGACCGGCCGCATCGACCTGCGCCTGGTGCTCGCGGGAACGGCGCTCATGATGGTGGGATTCAGCTTCAAGGTGGCCACGGCGCCCTTTCAAATCTGGACCCCGGACGTCTATGAGGGGGCTCCCATCCCGATCACGGGCTGGATGTCGGTCGGTCCCAAAGCCGCCGGGTTCGCGGCGTTCCTGCGGGTGTTCTTCGTGGCCCTGCCGGCGCTGGACCAGAAGTGGTTTTGGGTGCTGTGGGTGTCGGCTGTGCTGACCATGACGATTGGAAACACGGCCGCCATGCTGCAGTCGAACATCAAACGCATGCTGGCGTATAGCTCCATCGCGCATGCCGGCTACATTCTGGTGGCTTTTGCCGCCCTCACGCCGAACGGCATTGCCTCCATTTTGTTTTACCTCCTCGCTTATTCGGTGATGAACCTGGGTGCCTTTGCGGTCATCAGCGCCTGGTCCCTTTCGGGCGAACGCCGGGTGACCATCGATGAATTTGCCGGCCTGGGTTACCGGCACCCCTGGCTGGCGGCCGCCTTTACCGTGTTCTTGCTGGGACTCACCGGCATCCCGCTGACGGCTGGCTTTACCGGCAAATTCTTCATGTTCCGGGCCGCCATCAATTCGAAGCTCTACTGGCTGACCCTCATCGCTCTCCTCAACAGCGCCGCCTCGCTCTACTACTACCTGCGGCCAACCATCGCGATGTATATGCGCGATCCGGGGGAGCCGGGCAGGGCGCCAGCCCCGGAAGACGCTGCCCCCCTTCAGATTTCCATGGCAACGAAGATGGTGATCGTGGTCTCGGTCCTGGCCGTGTTCTATCTCGGCCTGTTCCCATCCGCCATTCTCGATTTTGCCCAGTCCTCCGCGTTTCTCGCGCGTTGA
- the nuoK gene encoding NADH-quinone oxidoreductase subunit NuoK, protein MVPLHYFLILAAILFGLGVIGFVMKRNLITMFMSIELMLNSVNLTFVAFSRHINVLSGQIFVFFVMVIAAAEAAVGLAIIVAFYRNRESLNVDEVDRMKL, encoded by the coding sequence ATGGTTCCATTGCATTACTTTCTGATTCTCGCGGCCATTCTTTTTGGCCTGGGCGTGATTGGCTTCGTGATGAAGCGCAATCTGATCACCATGTTCATGTCAATCGAATTGATGTTGAACTCGGTCAACCTGACCTTCGTGGCCTTCTCACGCCACATCAACGTGCTGAGTGGACAGATCTTCGTTTTCTTTGTGATGGTGATTGCTGCGGCGGAGGCCGCGGTGGGGTTGGCGATCATCGTGGCCTTCTACCGCAACCGCGAATCGTTGAATGTCGATGAAGTGGACCGAATGAAGTTGTAA
- a CDS encoding NADH-quinone oxidoreductase subunit J encodes MQTIVFFIFAFIAVAAAINMLVQKHPIHSALSLIVVMAMLSIFYVMLYAEFLAVVQVIVYAGAIMVLFVFVIMLLNPREESHGTRQNRLLLWGGVPLGLCLMVEIVILLKRSPLDVGETGRQLVGTTQAVGRVLFTDYLLPFEFISVLILIAILGAVVLTKREL; translated from the coding sequence ATGCAGACGATAGTGTTTTTCATCTTTGCGTTTATCGCGGTCGCGGCGGCGATCAATATGCTTGTCCAGAAGCATCCCATTCACAGCGCCTTGTCCCTCATCGTGGTTATGGCGATGCTTTCAATTTTCTATGTCATGCTCTATGCGGAATTCCTCGCCGTAGTGCAGGTGATCGTGTATGCGGGCGCCATCATGGTGCTCTTTGTGTTCGTCATCATGTTATTGAACCCCAGGGAAGAGAGCCACGGGACTCGTCAGAACCGTCTCCTGCTGTGGGGAGGCGTTCCGCTCGGCCTCTGCCTTATGGTGGAGATTGTCATCCTCTTGAAGCGATCCCCCCTGGATGTGGGCGAGACCGGCCGGCAACTGGTGGGGACCACTCAGGCGGTGGGACGGGTTTTGTTCACGGACTATCTGTTGCCTTTTGAATTCATTTCCGTTCTGATCCTGATCGCGATCCTGGGCGCCGTGGTCCTGACGAAGCGGGAGTTGTAA
- a CDS encoding NADH-quinone oxidoreductase subunit M, translated as MEFINSHILTILILAPVAGAVVLALLDPEKHEAIRRTALVFALLTFIFSLHLVMHFVPHEAGFQFEENRSWIPAFGMNYHLGIDGISLWLVLLTSFLTSVSVLASWKGIEKRVKEFFIFILLLEAGMVGVFASLDLFLFYVFWEVMLVPMYFLIGIWGHGRRIYAAVKFIIYTAVGSAFMLVAILSLYFLNAHATGVSTFDFPAILDNIVSGRLAIDPQIQIWLFLAFFVSFAIKVPLFPLHTWLPDAHTEAPTAGSVLLAGVLLKMGTYGLLRFNIQLFPDATQTFTPLIVVLAVVGIIYGALVAMVQPDLKRLVAYSSVSHLGFVVLGIFVFNIQGVEGAVYQMLNHGISTGALFLIVGMIYERRHTREISEFGGLATPMPVLATIFMIITLSSIGLPLLNGFVGEFLILVGTFGAAVARAKLYCTLAATGVILGAVYMLWMYQRVIFGEVTRDVNKTLPDLSTREKWVLVPMVIMALWMGIYPQFFLRKMDASVSKLLNTPRVIMVKK; from the coding sequence ATGGAATTCATTAACTCACACATCCTGACGATTCTCATCCTGGCGCCGGTCGCAGGGGCGGTGGTTCTGGCGCTCCTCGACCCGGAGAAGCATGAGGCCATCCGCCGTACCGCACTCGTCTTTGCCTTGCTGACCTTCATTTTCTCGCTCCACCTGGTCATGCATTTTGTGCCTCACGAGGCCGGTTTTCAGTTTGAAGAGAACCGTTCCTGGATTCCCGCTTTCGGCATGAATTATCACCTGGGCATTGACGGCATCAGTTTGTGGCTGGTCCTGCTGACCAGCTTTCTCACCTCGGTTTCGGTCCTCGCCTCCTGGAAGGGGATCGAGAAGCGTGTCAAGGAGTTCTTCATTTTCATCCTGCTGCTTGAAGCCGGGATGGTGGGGGTGTTTGCCTCCCTTGATCTGTTCCTGTTCTATGTCTTCTGGGAAGTGATGCTGGTGCCCATGTACTTCCTGATTGGGATCTGGGGACACGGCCGGCGCATTTACGCCGCCGTCAAGTTCATCATTTACACCGCCGTCGGGTCGGCGTTCATGCTGGTGGCGATTCTCTCCTTGTACTTTTTGAACGCCCACGCGACCGGGGTTTCCACGTTTGACTTCCCCGCGATCCTCGACAATATCGTCAGCGGCCGGCTGGCGATCGACCCACAGATTCAAATCTGGCTGTTCCTGGCTTTCTTCGTATCGTTCGCAATCAAGGTTCCGCTGTTCCCTCTGCACACCTGGCTGCCCGATGCGCACACCGAGGCCCCCACGGCGGGCTCGGTGTTGCTCGCCGGCGTGCTGTTGAAGATGGGGACCTACGGCCTGCTGAGATTTAACATCCAGCTGTTTCCGGATGCAACGCAGACCTTCACTCCGCTGATCGTGGTACTCGCCGTGGTCGGAATCATCTACGGCGCGCTGGTGGCGATGGTGCAGCCGGACCTGAAGCGGCTGGTCGCCTATTCCTCCGTGAGCCATCTCGGTTTTGTGGTGCTCGGGATCTTTGTGTTCAACATCCAGGGCGTCGAGGGCGCAGTGTATCAGATGCTGAATCACGGCATTTCGACCGGCGCGTTGTTCCTCATTGTCGGGATGATATATGAGCGGCGCCATACGCGTGAGATCAGCGAGTTCGGCGGGCTGGCGACTCCGATGCCGGTGTTGGCCACGATCTTCATGATCATCACCCTGTCGTCGATCGGATTGCCATTGCTGAACGGTTTCGTGGGGGAGTTTCTGATCCTGGTAGGGACATTTGGAGCCGCGGTCGCCAGGGCGAAGCTCTATTGCACGCTGGCGGCCACCGGCGTCATCCTCGGGGCCGTGTATATGCTGTGGATGTACCAGCGCGTGATCTTCGGCGAGGTGACCCGCGACGTCAACAAGACTCTGCCGGATCTCTCGACCCGGGAGAAATGGGTCCTCGTGCCGATGGTGATCATGGCGCTGTGGATGGGGATCTATCCCCAATTCTTCCTTCGAAAGATGGACGCCAGCGTTTCTAAATTGTTGAATACGCCGCGGGTGATAATGGTAAAGAAATAG
- the nuoL gene encoding NADH-quinone oxidoreductase subunit L, whose translation MNSTTHLWLIPILPLIGAALNGLWGRKLSKAWVSIVAIGCTGLSCALAIFEIVAFNDSFPLIERHFTWIQAGTLRVGYDLLLDPLSSVMVLVVTVVGLLIHIYSIGYMAHEEGPHHGGYYRFFSYINLFMFAMLTLVLANNYVLMFVGWEGVGLCSYLLIGFYFHKKSASDAGKKAFITTRIGDFGFSLGVFFIFWLFGTFDFQPIFHKAASMAVEPMHQLGALTIITLLLFMGATGKSAQLPLYVWLPDAMEGPTPVSALIHAATMVTAGVYMIARSNVLFSHAPFTLLVVAGVGTITALFAGTIGLVQKDMKRILAYSTISQLGYMFLACGVGAYSMGIFHLMTHAFFKALLFLAAGSVMHAMGGELDIFKMGGLKRKMGTTYWTFLIASLAIAGIPGLAGFFSKDEILWNAFNSPHYGHALWAIGWITAGLTALYMFRIVFVAFHGEFRSSEETWRHVHESPRVMLIPLILLAVGAIFSGYVQVPKFLFGGVEGFTRYLAPVLGSATSGEAQGVVEAAPHGLEFNLTMASVVIALVGIALAFFIYLSKPARGKAIAERFRPLYSLLYHKYWVDEIYSALLLKPIQFVSTWGLWKLLDLLIIDGLFVNGSGFIVRSFGKGLRHLQSGRARSYAAWVVVGAALMVAFLTWGR comes from the coding sequence ATGAATTCGACGACGCATCTTTGGCTGATTCCGATCCTTCCGTTGATCGGAGCTGCATTGAACGGCCTGTGGGGCCGCAAGCTTTCGAAGGCCTGGGTGTCCATTGTCGCCATCGGTTGCACCGGACTTTCCTGTGCGCTCGCCATTTTCGAGATTGTCGCATTCAATGACTCCTTTCCGCTGATCGAACGGCACTTCACTTGGATTCAGGCGGGGACTCTCCGCGTGGGGTATGACCTTCTCCTGGACCCGTTGTCGTCGGTGATGGTGCTGGTGGTGACTGTGGTTGGATTGTTGATCCACATTTACAGCATCGGGTACATGGCCCATGAGGAAGGGCCCCACCACGGCGGATACTATCGCTTCTTCTCCTACATCAATCTCTTCATGTTTGCCATGCTGACCCTGGTCCTGGCCAACAATTACGTCCTGATGTTTGTCGGCTGGGAAGGCGTGGGCCTCTGTTCTTATCTGCTCATCGGCTTCTATTTTCACAAGAAGAGCGCCTCCGACGCCGGAAAGAAAGCATTCATCACCACGCGGATTGGAGATTTTGGCTTCTCGCTGGGCGTGTTTTTTATCTTCTGGCTTTTCGGGACTTTTGATTTTCAGCCCATCTTTCATAAGGCCGCCAGCATGGCTGTGGAGCCGATGCATCAACTGGGAGCGCTCACGATCATTACCTTGCTGCTGTTCATGGGGGCCACGGGCAAGTCCGCCCAGCTGCCGCTGTATGTTTGGCTTCCCGATGCCATGGAGGGACCCACTCCGGTCAGCGCGCTGATTCATGCGGCCACGATGGTGACGGCGGGCGTTTATATGATTGCGCGCTCAAACGTTCTGTTTTCACATGCCCCCTTCACGCTCCTGGTGGTGGCCGGGGTCGGCACGATCACCGCCCTCTTCGCCGGAACCATCGGATTGGTCCAGAAAGACATGAAGCGGATTCTGGCCTATTCCACGATCAGCCAACTCGGTTACATGTTCCTGGCCTGCGGAGTGGGGGCTTACTCCATGGGGATTTTCCATCTGATGACCCACGCCTTTTTTAAGGCGTTGTTATTCCTGGCGGCGGGCAGTGTCATGCACGCCATGGGGGGCGAGCTTGACATTTTCAAGATGGGCGGCCTGAAGCGGAAGATGGGGACCACTTATTGGACCTTTCTGATCGCCTCCCTGGCCATCGCGGGAATTCCGGGGTTGGCCGGATTCTTCAGCAAGGATGAGATTCTGTGGAACGCCTTCAACTCCCCTCATTACGGGCACGCGCTCTGGGCGATTGGATGGATTACGGCGGGGTTGACGGCCCTGTACATGTTTCGCATCGTGTTTGTGGCCTTTCATGGAGAGTTCCGCAGCAGCGAAGAAACGTGGCGCCACGTTCATGAGTCCCCGCGCGTGATGTTGATCCCGCTGATTCTTCTGGCAGTCGGGGCCATCTTCAGTGGTTACGTGCAAGTGCCCAAATTCCTTTTTGGCGGGGTCGAAGGGTTCACAAGGTATCTGGCGCCCGTGCTGGGTTCCGCGACATCGGGGGAGGCGCAAGGCGTCGTCGAGGCAGCCCCGCATGGCTTGGAATTCAATCTCACCATGGCCTCAGTCGTCATTGCCCTGGTTGGAATAGCCTTGGCATTCTTTATTTATCTTTCGAAGCCGGCGCGGGGGAAAGCGATTGCGGAAAGATTCAGACCCCTGTATTCCCTCCTTTATCACAAGTACTGGGTGGACGAAATTTATTCGGCCCTTCTCTTGAAGCCCATCCAATTCGTCTCGACCTGGGGCCTGTGGAAGTTGCTGGACCTCCTGATCATCGATGGGTTGTTCGTCAACGGGAGTGGTTTTATTGTGCGCAGTTTTGGAAAGGGGCTCCGTCATCTGCAGTCAGGCCGGGCCAGAAGCTATGCCGCATGGGTGGTCGTTGGAGCCGCTTTGATGGTGGCGTTTCTGACCTGGGGCCGATGA
- a CDS encoding sigma-54 dependent transcriptional regulator translates to MNILVVDDDPTTLDLLQEALTAEAHSVTTCQSGEEALNLGRTQGFDVVISDIKMGVGFSGLDVLKSFRQITPTADVILMTAFGSMESTIEAVKAGAYDYISKPFRLEEILLILERLVEKRRLQTENLQLRHQLEERFSLSSIIGRTPAMLEVFKKIGYVADGRSTVLITGESGTGKELVAKAIHYNSQRALKKFMAINCGALTETLLESELFGHVRGAFTGAMSNKKGIFEEAEGGTVFLDEVSEMSTALQVKLLRVLDEQEVRPVGGSGSIKFDVRIIAASNRNLVELAEGGTFRHDLLYRLNVINIHLPPLRERRDDIPLLVAHFLKKFSQPPSPPISIAEDAMAVLCSYHWPGNIRELENTIEAASALTRTSVITAKELPPRVIESPVPPGPDALFADLPSFDELERRYLIRTLEAAGNNKSRAAEMMGVNRKTLTRMVERHGIKL, encoded by the coding sequence TTGAACATTCTCGTCGTTGATGACGATCCCACCACCCTCGACTTGCTGCAGGAGGCGCTCACGGCGGAGGCCCATTCCGTGACCACCTGTCAAAGCGGCGAGGAGGCCTTGAACCTGGGGCGTACCCAGGGCTTTGATGTCGTCATCAGCGACATCAAGATGGGGGTGGGGTTCAGCGGGCTCGACGTGCTCAAGAGCTTCCGGCAGATCACGCCCACAGCCGATGTCATCCTGATGACCGCCTTTGGTTCCATGGAATCGACCATCGAGGCCGTCAAAGCCGGGGCCTATGACTATATCTCCAAGCCGTTCCGCCTCGAAGAGATCCTGCTGATCCTGGAGCGGCTCGTGGAGAAACGCCGCCTGCAAACCGAGAATCTCCAGTTGCGGCATCAACTGGAAGAGCGTTTTTCGCTCTCGTCGATCATCGGACGGACTCCGGCCATGCTGGAGGTATTCAAGAAGATCGGGTATGTGGCCGACGGGCGGTCCACGGTCCTGATCACCGGCGAAAGTGGGACCGGCAAGGAGCTGGTCGCCAAGGCGATCCACTACAACAGCCAGCGGGCCCTGAAGAAATTCATGGCCATTAATTGCGGCGCGCTGACGGAAACGCTCCTGGAATCGGAGTTGTTCGGTCATGTGCGGGGCGCCTTCACCGGCGCCATGAGCAACAAGAAGGGGATTTTCGAAGAGGCCGAAGGGGGAACCGTCTTCCTCGATGAGGTCTCAGAAATGTCCACCGCGCTTCAGGTGAAGTTACTGCGCGTCCTCGATGAACAGGAAGTCCGGCCCGTAGGCGGGTCGGGATCGATCAAGTTCGATGTCCGGATCATCGCCGCCAGTAACAGGAACCTCGTGGAACTGGCAGAGGGGGGAACCTTTCGCCATGACCTGCTTTACCGGCTGAATGTCATCAACATTCATTTGCCTCCCCTCCGGGAGCGCCGGGATGACATCCCGCTGCTCGTGGCCCACTTCCTGAAAAAATTCAGCCAGCCCCCTTCCCCGCCGATCTCGATTGCGGAGGATGCCATGGCGGTTCTCTGCTCGTATCATTGGCCCGGTAATATTCGCGAACTGGAAAACACGATAGAGGCCGCCTCCGCTCTGACGCGGACGAGCGTCATCACCGCCAAAGAACTACCTCCCCGCGTCATTGAATCTCCTGTCCCACCGGGCCCCGATGCCCTGTTCGCCGATTTGCCCTCCTTCGACGAGCTCGAGCGCCGCTACCTGATACGAACCCTGGAGGCCGCGGGAAACAACAAGTCGCGCGCCGCCGAAATGATGGGTGTTAACCGGAAGACCCTGACCCGCATGGTCGAGCGGCATGGGATCAAGCTGTAA